The following coding sequences lie in one Arachis ipaensis cultivar K30076 chromosome B03, Araip1.1, whole genome shotgun sequence genomic window:
- the LOC107634294 gene encoding PLASMODESMATA CALLOSE-BINDING PROTEIN 5, with translation MHRPKSFFVFHRLILLHFLLTLTPSCGASGGGGGIPPQELWCVAKNNAEDSDLMTALNWACGPGGADCSPIQNGGPCYDPSNTPLMASYAFNDYFLKHGLTDDSCSFSNTAAVISLNPSTDKCKFPSSLSVSNGGVTGTMSSTSSSSSSSVGLGPSEDMSGGNKVSLRWWFWLLSISHLLLMVSVFG, from the exons ATGCACAGACCAAAAAGCTTCTTCGTCTTTCACCGACTCATTCTTCTCCACTTCCTTCTCACACTCACCCCGTCTTGTGGCGCTTCTGGCGGCGGCGGGGGCATTCCGCCGCAGGAGCTCTGGTGCGTGGCGAAAAACAACGCGGAGGACTCGGATCTGATGACGGCGCTGAATTGGGCCTGTGGGCCTGGTGGGGCCGACTGCAGCCCAATCCAAAATGGAGGACCATGCTACGACCCAAGCAATACTCCGCTTATGGCTTCCTATGCTTTCAACGATTACTTCCTGAAGCATGGCTTGACCGATGATAGCTGCAGTTTCAGTAACACCGCTGCTGTTATTTCTTTGAACCCTA gTACTGATAAATGCAAGTTTCCTTCCAG TTTAAGTGTGAGCAATGGAGGTGTTACCGGAACAATGTCGTCGACGTCATCCTCGTCATCATCATCAGTGGGATTGGGACCCAGTGAGGATATGAGTGGAGGCAACAAAGTTTCTTTGAGGTGGTGGTTTTGGCTTTTGAGTATATCACATTTGCTGCTCATGGTTTCAGTTTTTGGATAG